A region from the Melioribacter roseus P3M-2 genome encodes:
- a CDS encoding prolyl oligopeptidase family serine peptidase, translating to MKTKLYLLILGIFCAATYFGQSANYPESKKIEHKDIYHGTIVEDPYRWLEETNAPETKQWIEAQNEFTQKYLTKIPYREKLRRRLEKLWNYERYSTPFMVGANLIYSKNDGLQEQNVYYIRKPDSEAEVLLDPNKFSDDGSVSLTGLYFSKDHTYMSFGLSRGGSDWREFYVMDLKSKKIIGDTIRWAKFTGNAWYKDGFFYCRYDKPEKGTELKSSNEFQKLYYHKIGTPQSQDLFILSDPNPKRLLGAAVTDDENFLIINVYEGSSSNNLLWYKNLGTDGKLVKLIDEFNAEYEFLDAIDGQFYLVTNFKAPNKRIVKIDPKNFNGNNPETIVHETDEPIKHASILGDKIFVVYMKDASDVVKVYDIKGKFLEIIELPAIGSVNGFNGSRTDTVAYFTFTSFTYPPTIYKVNTNSLKKEIFIKSNIDFNPDDFITKRIFYKSKDGTKVPMFVVHKKDLNLDGGNPTLLYAYGGFNIPMLPSFSVPRLILLENGFVFAMACLRGGSEYGEEWHRAGMLEKKQNVFDDFIAAAEWLIENKYTSREKLAIQGASNGGLLIGAVINQRPDLFKVAIPMVGVMDMLRFHKFTIGWAWVSEYGSSDDPEQFKYLLKYSPLHNIKEGTKYPATIITTADHDDRVFPAHSFKYAAALQNANSGNNPILIRIETKVGHGAGTSVSKSIDLYTDLWSFVFYNLNVTPIYK from the coding sequence AAAACGAATTTACTCAAAAATACCTGACAAAGATTCCATATAGAGAAAAGCTGCGCAGACGCTTGGAAAAATTATGGAATTATGAACGCTACTCTACGCCGTTTATGGTCGGCGCAAATTTAATTTATTCAAAAAACGACGGACTTCAGGAACAGAACGTATATTATATTCGGAAACCTGATTCAGAAGCCGAAGTGCTGTTGGATCCGAATAAGTTCTCGGACGATGGTTCGGTTTCGTTGACGGGACTCTATTTTTCAAAAGACCATACTTACATGAGTTTCGGTTTATCGAGAGGCGGTTCGGATTGGCGTGAATTTTACGTAATGGATCTGAAATCAAAGAAGATCATCGGCGATACAATCAGATGGGCTAAATTTACAGGCAATGCATGGTATAAAGACGGATTTTTTTACTGCCGCTACGATAAACCTGAAAAAGGGACAGAACTGAAGAGTTCGAACGAATTTCAAAAGCTCTATTATCATAAAATAGGCACTCCGCAATCGCAGGATTTATTCATCCTCAGCGATCCGAATCCGAAACGATTATTAGGCGCCGCCGTTACTGACGACGAAAATTTCCTTATTATCAACGTTTACGAAGGCTCTTCTTCGAACAATCTATTATGGTATAAAAATTTGGGAACTGACGGAAAATTAGTCAAACTGATAGACGAATTTAATGCGGAATATGAATTCCTCGACGCTATTGACGGGCAATTTTATTTAGTTACAAATTTCAAGGCGCCAAATAAGAGAATCGTCAAAATAGATCCAAAGAACTTTAATGGGAATAATCCCGAAACAATCGTCCATGAAACAGACGAGCCGATAAAGCACGCCTCGATTTTAGGCGATAAGATATTTGTGGTTTATATGAAAGACGCAAGCGACGTTGTAAAAGTGTATGATATAAAGGGAAAATTTTTGGAAATAATCGAATTGCCAGCTATCGGTTCCGTTAACGGTTTTAACGGCTCGAGGACAGATACGGTCGCTTATTTTACTTTTACGTCTTTTACTTATCCGCCCACTATTTACAAAGTAAATACGAATTCACTTAAAAAAGAAATTTTTATAAAGTCAAATATAGATTTTAATCCCGATGATTTTATAACAAAAAGGATCTTTTATAAAAGCAAAGACGGTACAAAAGTCCCGATGTTCGTAGTTCATAAAAAAGATTTGAATCTTGACGGCGGCAATCCGACATTACTCTACGCCTACGGAGGTTTTAATATTCCGATGTTACCGTCATTTTCAGTGCCGAGACTGATACTGCTTGAAAACGGGTTCGTTTTCGCGATGGCATGTCTTCGGGGCGGCAGCGAGTACGGCGAAGAATGGCACAGAGCCGGAATGCTCGAAAAAAAGCAAAACGTATTTGACGATTTTATTGCCGCTGCGGAATGGCTCATTGAGAACAAATATACATCGCGTGAAAAACTTGCAATTCAGGGCGCTTCCAACGGAGGACTGTTAATAGGGGCCGTTATAAATCAAAGGCCGGATTTATTCAAGGTTGCAATACCGATGGTCGGCGTTATGGATATGCTGCGTTTTCACAAGTTTACAATCGGTTGGGCTTGGGTTTCCGAATACGGCTCAAGCGACGATCCGGAGCAATTTAAATATCTGTTAAAATATTCTCCATTGCACAATATTAAAGAAGGGACAAAATATCCGGCTACGATAATCACAACCGCCGATCACGACGATCGGGTATTCCCAGCCCATTCATTCAAATACGCGGCTGCGCTGCAAAACGCCAATTCCGGGAATAATCCCATTTTAATCAGAATAGAAACAAAAGTAGGGCACGGCGCAGGCACAAGCGTTTCCAAATCGATTGACCTCTATACGGATTTGTGGTCGTTTGTATTTTATAATCTGAATGTAACGCCGATTTACAAATAA
- a CDS encoding PGPGW domain-containing protein, giving the protein MSVAGGTLLIIGIIMIIVPGPAYLIIPAGLSILGTEYLWARELNKK; this is encoded by the coding sequence ATTAGCGTGGCGGGCGGAACATTATTGATAATCGGGATTATAATGATTATTGTTCCGGGTCCTGCTTATTTAATAATTCCAGCCGGTTTGAGTATATTGGGCACGGAATATTTATGGGCTAGAGAACTAAACAAAAAATAA